GGGCTCGGCTGGGGCATGCTGCCCGACCTACAGACCCGCGAGGACCAAGCGACCGGCCGTTTGGTCTGCATCGATCCCCGCGCCGTCATCGACGTCCCGCTGTACTGGCAGCAGTGGCGGCTGGACTCCCCCGCCCTCGGCGCCGTCGCCGCCACCATCGCGGCCGAGGCGGCGGACGTGCTGCGCTGAACACGAGGCGCCTTGCGCCGCAGCACATTCCGGTTCGTGACTCCGCCGGGCCAGTGGTGTGAGCACCCTGACCCGGCGGCGCCGTATCCGAGAAGGTGCGACCGTGGGCACGGTAGCACCGCCTGTTTGTTCGGAGCATCGAGCGAGTTGGATGGGCCACTCTCCGCAACCCGTCTCACGCGGCGCATCCGACGCGGCGATTCGCTGCCGCGCGTTGCCGAACGATTCGGCTCCGAGACTGCGAAGGCGCGGTGCAGTCCCGCGAAGATGCTTCGGCCCATACCGACCCGTGCGCCGACGATGGCCCCGGGCGCTGTCCGCGGACAGCGCATCGCACGACATCAGGACATCCGGGTACCTCGTATCCCTCCGCATCGGGACGAGGGGAGGTAATTTGATCTTCGCAGGCCGACCACAGCTTCAGCTCCATCCCGCACCCACCCGAGATGCACAGGAGTTCACTTTGGCACGGCACCGTCGCCCGAACCGCTCGCGCACCCGCGGGGCATTCGCCATCGCGGCCGCACTCGGCACCCTGCTCACCGGCATCGGACCCGATGCGGCCGCACGCCCGATCGGCCCCTACGACGTCGGCGGGCAGATCGAAGCCGAGTACGACCAGGCCGGTGGACCGGGGTTCTTCGGCGACCCCGTCACGCCCGAGTCCCCCGCCGCCCGCGGTGGCCGCTACCAAGCGTTCGAGCGCGGCTCCTCCATCTACTGGCACCCCGACACCGGCGCCCACCAAGTCGGCGGCGCGATCCGCGACAAATGGGGCGACCTCGGTTACGAGGGCGGCGCACTCGGCTACCCCGTGGCGCGGGAAGGGGCGACACCGTCGAAACCGGGCAGCTACAGCGTCTTCCAGAACGGTTCGATCTACTGGTCCGTCGGCACCGCCGCGCATCAGATCAGTGGCGTGATCCGCGACAAGTGGGGCTCCTACGGCTGGGAGAGCAGCCCGCTGGGGTTCCCCATCACCGACGAATCGGCGGGCCGCGCGGGCAACGGGCGTTACAACCTCTTCGGCGGCGGAGCCATCTACTGGTCTTCGCGCACCGGCGCCCACGTCGTCTGGGGCTCCATCCGGGAGTCCTGGGAAGCCGCGGCGGGCGAAGCCGGACGCTACGGCTATCCCACCAGCGACGAATACGACTTCGAGAACGGCAAAGCCCAGGACTTCGAGGGGGGCCGCATCACCTGGTCCCCGTAGCCGGACCACCGATCGCCGCCGCACGCGCTGCACCCGAATCGACCGACACCGTGAACTTTCGGCAATCCGGATATCGTCGCGGTGTGTGACGGCTCCGCCGGCGACCCCAACTCGCGTTGGGGCCGCCGCGGCCGAACCAGCCTGTGCCCGAGTCGATCCTCAGACCCCGACCTCGACAGGGATCCTGCCACATCACAGCCGCCCCGTCGCATCGGTGATCGTCCATCGGTACGTACATGCGCGTGTGCATGTGCATTGGCGCCACCGGTCGTGAAAACCTCGAAAATCGAGGTGACCGAGCGCCAGTTGGTAACAAATGCGCATCGGCCACTGCTCTGCGATATAGAACTGTTACCTAATGGGCCGTGCGTTTTGCCGAGTTATTCGTGCTGCCAACGACTTTCACGACTCGCAAAGCAGATTCGATTCGCAGGCTTCGAGCCGGACCTCGATCGAGCCGGCCGTCCGGTTCCCGCCCGCTCCGCGGCAGGTCCGCCCCCGCAGCGGGCGACACCGCCGATACGGTGGCGTGCCACCTGTTCGGCAAACTCTTCGCACGGAAAGATGGGCACGCCCGTCGAGTACGGGCACCGCACTTCGCCGCCCGGACGCGTCCTATTCTCCCGGGTGCATCTCGGTGAGTAGATCGTGCAGGAAATCCACGCTGTCGGCCGGCGACAGCGCCTCCACGCTGAGCCGGTTCATGACCGACATGTACAGCTCGACATCGCGCTGCTTGTCGAAGTACAGCGAGCTGGCGAGCTGTTCGGTGTAGACGATGTCGGGCAGCTCGGGTTCCGGGAAACGAAGGATGCTGAACGGGCCGCCCGCGGCGGAGTGCCCGCCCGCCGCGTACGGCAGGACTTGGATCCTGATGCTGGGCCGGTCGGCCATCGCCGCCAGATGCTCGATCTGCTCGCGCAGGACCACCATCCCGCCGACCGGTCTGCGCAGCGCGTTCTCATCGATGACCGCCCACAGCGTAGGAGCGGCGGCACGGTAGAGGATCCGCTGGCGGCGCATCCGGATGGCGACGCGGCGTTCGGTCTCGTCGGTGTTGCCCAGCTGGATCACCGCGCGCGCGTAATCGGCGGTCTGCAGCAGACCAGGGACGAACTGCGCCTCGTAGGTGCGGATGGTGGTGGCCGCCTGCTCGAGACCGATGTAGGTCTCGAACCATGCCGGAAGCAGATCGCTGTAGTGCTGCCACCAGCCCGGGTCGTTGGCCCGGCGAGCCAATTCGAAGTACGTTTCCCGTTCAGCGGGGTCGACAACGCTATAGAGATTCAGCAGGTCGTGCAGATCGCGTTCCTTGAACCCGGTCCGGCCCAGTTCCAACCGGCTGATCTTGGCGTGCGATCCCCGAATGGCGTCGCCCGCGGCCTCCCTGCTGATCCCGCAGCCCTCGCGCAGCTGACGCAACCGGCTGCCCAGCGCGATCCGCAGGACGGTCGGACCGCGTTCCGCCGCAGGGAATTCCGCGTTGTCGCCACTGTCCTCGTCGTTGGTCATGCCTGCCTCCGGCCGATCGGGGGTGAGACCGCGGGGCCCAGTGCCTCCACCATCACAGCTGTCTGAAACGTCGGCTGAAGATCCTACTCGGCCGTACCTCGACACCGGCCCCGACGCGGACGCGTGCCGCGAATCGCGCGCGCAAGTATGGATTCGCAAGAGCGCCAACGCAATATCTCGACCGCATTCCCGAGCGCGGCCGGGCGGCTGTGCGTAGAGTCGCCCCCGACGGTGGCCATGCGGAGGAGGAGCGCCATGACGTCGGCAGAGGCATCGACCCGACTAGCGGGTGTGGATCCGGACGTACCCAGCATCGCACGCGTGTACGACTATGCCCTCGGCGGGACGGACTGGTTCGAGTCCGACCGGCAGGTGTACCAGCACCTGAAGAAGGCGGTGCCGCATCAGGACGACGTCGGCGCCGCAAACCGGCGCTGGCTCGAGCGCGCGGTCCGGTACGTCACCCGGTCGGCGGGCGTCGACCAGGTCCTCGATCTGGGCAGCGGCCTGCCCACGCGGAAGAACACCCACGAGATCGCCCAGGAACTCGGCGCCGAGGTCGCGGTGGTGTACGTGGACAACGACCCGGTGTGCGTCGCACGCGGACGGGAACTGCTCGAAGCCAACGAACGCACCCACTTCCTCGACCTGGACCTCACCCGGCCCGCCGAGGTGCTGGACGACCCCGCCGTCAACCACTATCTCGATCTGACCCGGCCGGTGTTGCTGATGCAGTGCGGCACCTTGCATCACGTCGACGACGAGCAGGACCCCGCGGGCATCATGCGGCGGTACATCGACCGGCTCGCGCCGGGGTCCTACGTGATGATCAGCCACTTCTACGATCCGGCCGACGAGAACGAACACCTGCACGCGCTGGCCAGACTGGCCGAGCGGGCACTGCACGACGAGGGCCTCGGCACCGGGCGGTGGCGCACCCGCGCGGAGATCCAATCGTTCTTCGACGGGCTGGACATGGTTCCACCGGGATTGGTCGAGCTGCACGAATGGTGGCCCGGCGGCCCCGCGCTGCGCACGCCGTGGCCCGACGAACGTCTCATCCTCGGCGGCGTCGGCCGCAAAGCATGAGACCTCTTCCACCACGGAGCCCGACATGACCTCGAACGAAGTGCAGATCACCGATCAGGACATCCGAGACGCCCGTGATCCCCCCGTGAACACCGCCCGGTCCCCATGCTCGGCCCTGGCCGAGCACACCCGCGCTGGATCCACGAAAACAGCACTGGCCGAACGCATCCGCACGGATTGCTCGCCGATTCGGCGGTCTCTAGGCTGGTGAGCCAGGCGACGGAAACTAGAGAGAGGTCTCCATGTCCGATCCCGCTCCCCAGACCGGTGTCCGCGCGCCGGTAGGCGTGGACACGACACGCGCGAGCATCGCCCGAGTCTACGACGCCACCCTCGGTGGCAAGGACAATTACGAGGTCGATCGCTACGTGCGCGACAAGGTCGCCGAAGTCGCGCCGCGGCAGAGTGATGTGGCCCGGATGAATCGCCGCTGGCTGCATCGCGTGGTGCGCTACCTGGCCGGTACCGCCGGCATCGACCAGTTCCTCGATATCGGCGCCGGACTGCCGACCGTCGGCAACACCCACGAGATCGCGCAACAGCAGAATCCCCACGCGCGCGTGGTGTACGTCGACAACGACCCGGTGTGCAACATCCACGGCCGCGTCCTGCTCGAGCGCAACGCGTACACGCATTTCGTGCCCGCGGACCTGACCGAGCCCGACACTCTGCTGGCTCACTCGGAGGTCACCCCGCACCTCGATCTCACCCGCCCGCTGGCGCTGATCCTGTGCGGCATCCTGCACCACGTCGACGACGACCTCGATCCGGCCGGGATCATGCGCCGGTACATCGATGCGCTCCCGGCCGGGTCCTACGTCGCGATCACGCATTTCTACGATCCCGCCGACGGCGGCGAGGCGCACGAGATGGCCATCGAGCTGCAACGGCGTTTCACCGAGATGGGTCTGGGTTCGGGCTGGTACCGCACTCGCGAGCAGATCGCCTCGTACTTCGGTGATCTGGACCTGATCGAGCCGGGGCTGGTCGAACTCGACGACTGGTGGCCGATGGGGCCCGCGCTCCGTCCGCGGCTGACCGAGGAGCGCCTGCTGCTCGGCGGCGTCGGCTACAAGTCCGGATCGTCGAACGGCGTCGTGACCCCCCTGCGCCGCCGGGCGACCGAGCCCGGCCTCCCGGAATCCGCCGTGCGCGACACGGCTGAAAGGTGACTCCCGCGATGACCTACGACGACCTGAACGGCCCCGATCTGCGCGCAGATCGGTGGCGCTTCCTGGAAGTCCCGCTCGGCCCGGACCAGACCTGGCGCTACGCCGACCCGGCCGCCCGCACCGAGGTCGGCGAGGGCGCCGTGTCGGTCCGGATCGACGCCTTCACCCGGTCGCACGCCGAGGTCCAGATCCTGGACAACCCGAAGCATCTGCTGGTGTCGACCGAGACGTTCGATCTCACCGGTGGGCCACGGACTTTCGCGGTGGAGATGGCGGCGGAGAACATCGGCGCCACCGGCGAGGACTACCGGGACGGCTTCGCCGCGTTCAACGTCCTCGACATGAGCAGCGCGCAGGTCTTCGACCTGATCGCGACGAGTAAGCACGCGTACGCGATCCACGAACGGTTGTTCGTGCCGGGCGTCGTCCCCGCGGCGGAGGCGTTCACGCACGTGGTGCACGCGCCGCTGGCCGGGGTGGGCATCAAGCCGGGCGAGTTCCACCGTTACAGCGTCACCATCGACCGGGCCGCGGGCACCGCGGGCTGGTACGTCGACGACGCACCGGTATACACCACCAGTGCGCCACAACTGCCGGAGACGGTGCAGATCGGTTTCGGCATCATCACCCTGCATCCGATCGAAGACGGGCGCAGCACGTCGCTGCGCGGGCAGGGCCTGCACGCGGCGTGGCGCAACTTCACCGTGGTGTGACCGAGCGCGGCGAAAGCCGTCGAAAACACCGATGCCCAGCCGCATTCGGCTGGGCATCCGGTTCGTTCACCGCCCGCGGGCGGCCGGTTCGCGCCGGTCAGACGCTCTCCTTGCGCGGCCACTCGACGCTGCGCGAGCGCGCGTACTCGTCCGGCGCGGCGTCATCTCCGTCCATGCCGTACTCGTAGTCGTACTCGTCCAACTCGGTACGACGGCGCGGATCCCACACCATCGCCACGGCCGACAGGGCCAGCAGTGCGATGACAATGGCCGCGATGACTACATAGAGCAACGACTTCCACCCTCCTGAAGGAAAAAACCGAACAGCACACAGCCGTGCCGGATACTCAACGCGCACAGCTTCTTTCACGCCGCAGGCATAGTACGGCGCGGCACTGGAAATCGGACATCCCGGCGCGGGTTACCGACGGGTCGGCATCGGATCCGGCCCCGGCGGCAGCGCCGACCGATTCGACGGAAACTCCCCCGCGAACCCTCAGCGTCGCATAGGCTCAGCACCGTCCCGGTGGCTCCGGGACTTCCAGCGCGGCACCGGCATGCCCAAGCCGACCGCGATCGCTGGTGGTAGCGGTGGGGTTCACCCGATTCGATGAACCTCGCCGTCCCCCATTTCCGGTGAAATCGTAGGGACATTCGCGCGGAATCACCCGCATCCGGCATCCTTCGAGCTACCGTCTTCGGTCATGGACGACATCGAACTGCAGCCACCGACCGTCGCCTCCGCCAAGCAGACCGGACTGGTCCTGGACATCGCCGCGCTCGACATCCACAACCCGCTCGCCCAGCCGGGCGAGATCACCTACCCGTACGTTCGCTGCACCGACCATCGGATCCTGCGGCTACCCGAGCCGTTGCACCGATGGGCCACCGAAACCATCGCGCTCAATCACAGCAAGCACGCCACCGGCGCCCTGCCGCTGTTCCCCGGGCAGGTCGAATTCGGCATCCTCGACGGCACCATGTACGCCGAAGTGCTCTGATCCGGATCCGCGACGAAAGCCCGGTCGACCCGGCCGGGCTCACCCGCGTTGTGGTGCCTCGCCGCCCCGGACGGATGCGAGGCCGCCGCGCCGCATCGCCAGTTCGTCGCCGGCATCGCCGAGGAGCGGCAGAGTCGCGGTATCGGACCGGCGGCGCCTGCCGCGACAGAGGCACCGTCACCGACGTGATCGGGTATGGGGATGATGCGCCTCCCAGCCCGGCGATCACGGCACGAAGCCCCTGGTGACTGCGTGGACCCGGTACGCCTGTGGCGCGGGTTGCGGGCACACGACACACTGGAGCCCGTGAATCGCATGTCAACCCGACGACGCCGCCGCGGATCGGACGGCCTGCCGTGACCGACCTCGCCCGCGGTGAGAACCGCCCCGCGCCCGGCGATCGGCTGACGGTGACCGTCACCTGCTCGGCTCCCGTCGACGTATCGGCGCTGTTGCTGAACGCGGCGGGGCGGGTGCGCTCCGACGCCGACTTCGTCTTCTTCAATCAACCGGTCGCCCCCGGCGTCACCTACCGGCACGGCCAGGGCGCGGGCGATGTGGTGGACATCCAGACCACGGCGCTGCCGGGCGACGTGGACCGCGTCGTCGTCACCGCGAGCCTGGACGGCAACGGCCCGCCCACCTTCGCGGCCGCGGGTTCGCTGCGCGCGACCATCGCCGCATCCTCCGGCACGCTGGCCTTCCCGATGACGGGCCTGAGCACCGAGACCGCCGTGGTGTGCGTGGAGATCTACCGTCGCGGCGGCGGATGGAAGGTGCGTGCGGTCGGTCAGGGGTACGACAACGGACTGGCCGGCATCGCAACGGCTTTCGGCGTGAACATCGATGACGAGCCGTCCCCGCCGCCCGCTCCGGCTCCGCCACCGGCACATCAACCGCCTCCGGCGTACCCACCAGCTCCCCCGCCGGCACATCAACCACCCCAGGCGTACCCATCGGCTCCGCCACCGGCGTACCAGTCCGCGCCCCCGCCTTCCTACCCACCGCAACCGGCCTATTCCGCGCAGCCCGCCGCGGTGCCGCCACCACCGATGCCCTCACCTCAGCAAGGAGCACTGCCGATGCAGAGCGATCTGTTCGCCCCCAGCCACGCCGAAGTCACCGGCGCGGGCATCCAGAAGCAGGGCGGCAAGATGATCAAGGTGGCCGTCAGCGGCGAGGTCATGGCCCGCGCCGGATCGATGGTCGCCTACCAGGGCGATCTGCATTTCCAGGCGCTCGGTGCGGGCGGGATCGGCCGGGCGATCCAGCAGCGGTTGACCGGCGAGGGCGTGCCGCTGATGAAGGTGTCCGGGCACGGCGACCTGTTCGTCGCCAACGGCGCCGCCGACGTGCACACGATCGACTTGGACGGCACCGACGGCCTCACCATCAACGGCGCCAACGTACTGGCCTTCGATTCCACCTTGCGTTACGACATCCGGATGGTGCAGGGAGCCGCCGGCTTCGCCAGCAACGCCGGATTGTTCAACTGCGTCTTCACCGGCCGCGGCCGCATCGCCATCACCACGCACGGCACGCCGGTGGTACTCAATGTCGACCAGCCCACCTATGCCGACCCGCAGGCGGCGGTCGCGTGGTCGTCGAGCCTGCAGACCGGCATCAAGCGCAACGATTCGTTCGGACTCGGCCGGCTGATGGGCCGCAGCACCGGCGAGGGCATGACGCTGTCGTTCTCCGGACGCGGTTTCGTCATCGTGCAGCCGTCGGAGCTGCCGCCCGGCGGGTTCGTCGGAGGCACCGGCGGCGGACAGGAAGCCGGCCAGAGCGGTGGCGTGCTGGGCGGTTTGTTCGGGTGAGGTGACGGCGACCGGCGCGGTCACGCCTGGAGCGAGACGAGTTCCACGACGGTGATGTCCGACGGTGCGCCCACCCGCACCGGCGGACCCCACGCCCCGGCCCCCCGGGAGACGTACAACTGGGTGTCGCCGTACCGCTCCAACCCGGCGACGGTCGGATTCGCCAGGCCCGCAAGGTAATTGCCGGGCCAGAGCTGGCCGCCGTGGGTGTGGCCGGACAGCTGCAGGTCGACGCCGTGCGCGACCGCGTCATCGATCAGCACGGGCTGGTGCGCCAGCAGCACGGCGGCGCGGGCGCGGTCGCGGTCACCGAGCGCCTTGCCGAAGTCCGGGCCCTGCCCGGTTCGTTCGCCCTGCACGTCGTTGACGCCCGCGAGATCGAATCCGGGCAGTTCGGTGCGCGCGTTCGCGAGTAGGTGCATGCCGAGTTCCTGGACGTGCTGCACCCACTGCTCGGCGCCGGAGAAGTACTCGTGGTTGCCGGTCACGAAGAACGCGCCGTAGCGGGCGCGCAGCCCGGCCAGCGGCTCGACGGCCGAGCGGAGATGCTCCACGCTGCCGTCCACCAGATCACCGACGACCGCGATGAGGTCTGGCCCGGTGTCGTTGACGGTCGCCACCACGCGCTCCGCGAAACCGCGTCCCAGGATCGGGCCGAGATGCACGTCGCTGACCACCGCGATACGGAATCCGTCGGCCCCGCGCGGCAGCTTCGCCAGCGGCACCGCGACGCGCTTGACACTGGGTCCGTTCAGGACTCCGTGAGCGCCGACGCCGACGGTAGTCGCCGCGGCGGCGACAGCCGCGCCGCCGATCACCCGCGAGACGAAGACGCGACGCGGTAGCCGAGCGGGCGAGGACGCGGCCGTATCCGGCGAGCTCTCGGGTGTGAACCCGGTCCCCGCCCGGGACTCCGCCGCGGAACCGCCTCCCGCCGGCGACTCCGGCCCGGACCTGTCTCCTCTGGGGGCCTCCTGCACGCCCTCGCTTTCGACGGCAGGCTCCGCCCCGGAACCGCTTCCCACGCGAGACTCCTGGACGACAGCACTTTCGAGGGCAGACTCCGAGGGGAAACCGATATCCGCACGAGAGTCCGGCTGCCGTACCGCTCGGCCCCGAACCGACCTGCGCAGCGCCAGGATCCGGATCGGCTCGCCGATCGCCAGCGCCAGCAGGAGGTACACGAACAGCGCGCCCCACAGATAGCCGGGCCAGGCGATGATCCGGACCACCGCGAACGGCGCCGACGCCAGCTCCGCCACCGTCGTCCCCAACAGCAGCAACGGACCCGCCAGCATGGTGGCGGTGCCGACCCGTCGCGCGCGTGTTCCCGCCGCGGTCGTGTCCCGCACGAGTCGCCGCCAGACATACCAGTGGGCGCCGACCACCGTGAGCACGACGACTCCCACGAGAACGAGCACGGCGACACCGATCAAAACAATTTTCACGACCACGCGGCACTCTCTGTGAACATTCGGCTTGCGCCGCATCAACTTACGTCACGGCGCAGGCCGCGCACGGGATACGGACTTCCCGCGGCCGGTTATTCCGTCCGTTCCAGCACGCCGCGCAGAAACGCGGCTTGACCCGCGTGCTGCAGATCGTCGGAGATCACGCTGACCAGCCGCACACCCAGCGTCACCGGTGGGTCCCATCGGGTGTCGACGACGCGGTCCAGGTCGCCGTCCCGCAGTGCCCGGACGAAGCGCAGCGTCTGGTCGTGCACCGCGTCGTAGTACCCCGCGAGCAACTCGGCCGAGGCCTGGACGACCGCCACATCGGCGGGGCGGTCACCGTAACCGGTCGCCCCTTTGTCGAGCGGCAGGCCGAAGCGCTCGTACCAGCCCTGCGCGGTCCAGACCTGCTCGAGGCCGGCCACATCCGCGATGTGATCGTCCTGCACGCGGGTCAAGTGCCAGATCAGCCAGGCGATCGAGTTGGCGCCCGGATCGACCCGGTGGGCGAGGGCGTCCTCCCCCAGCCCGTCGACGGCTTCGTGCACCACCTCCTTGATCCGCTCGTAGGCGTCGGTCAGCACATCGGCACTGGTAGCCATCGGTCGACTCCTTTTCGAATGGTCCGCTGCCCAGACGCTACCGAGCACGCCTGCCCGGCACGAGCGGCGACGTGCCGACCGGAGAAATCTCGCACGATCGAACCACATTGAATGTGCCGTTATTCAACGGTACGATATGCATCGGTGAGATTGGTCGATGGCCATCGAATCGGTCACCGACCGGACGAAGACGTACCGAAGTGAGGAAGTACCGATGATGCACGACGCCGACACCGGCCGCGCCCGGCAGGCGGTTGTCCGCCTGGCGATGATCGCCGCACTCGCACTGACGCCCGTCGCCGCGGTCGCCGCGCCCGCGGTCGCCGCTCCTGCGGTGGCCCAGCAGCCTGCCGTCACTCAGACGAGCCAGGCAGAGGAGATCCACGGCGGCTGGCACCGCCACGGCGGGTGGGGCCGCCACGGTTACGGCGGCTGGGGCGGCTACGGCGGCTGGGGCGGCTACGGCTACTGGGGTAGTCCGTTCGGCTACTGGGGCGGCCCGTTCGGCGCCTGGCCGGGCATCGCCTGGCTGCTGCCCGGCACCGGAAGCGCGTTCTGACCAGAAAGGTTCTCGCACAGTCCGCCAGGTGATCTCCGGCTCCGCGCGATCGTTCCGGCACGCGATCGCGGTTGCGCCCACACGCGGGGCGATCCCGGAATCACCTGGCTTCTGGCGGGTTCCGGTACCGAGGTAGGAACCGGAACCGACCCCCGTCACGAGTGCCGCAACCCCACAGCGGTCGCTGATCACCTTCCCGCGCAAAGCGACCCCCAGCAGGAGAGCCGAGCGCCCTCCGCCCGAATCGAGCCGGGGCGCTCTCAGCGTCCCCACAGCGCTGGTCTATCGAAGACGCGCCGATTCGTACCGCCGTCCTGGCAATTTGGATAATTCCGTGCGCACTGCCGGTCTAATTCCGGGATCAGCTAACGCAATTCAGCACACATTCCGCAATCCGCTGGAATCGGACAACGAAACTACCGCTGCGAGTGCGCAATTCAGCCATGTCCGCAGCGCTATTTTCCGTGAAATTCGCAGAACGATTGCTTCGAGAAAGCGCTGCGGCCAGAATGGGTGGGGCCGACAACCGGCATCTTGGGGATCCGTCGGCACTCGTGGCCGACACGACTAAGTGGGGAAATACGATGAGAGTCAACAGATTCGCCGCAACCGCCCTGCTCGCGGTCGGGGCCACCGGAATAGCGACGGGCGTCGCGCACGCCCAGCCCGCGGCACCCGCGCAGGTCAGCGTGCACGGCGTCGAGCAGGGACTCGGTTTCACCTCGGCTCCCGCCGCCGACGGCACCGGGGTGGTCACCACCCTGGACGCGGGCAGCTTCGCGTTGACGACCGACGCGACGGCGGTCGAGCTGCGCAACGAAGCGGGACAGGTCGTCGCGACCCTGCCCCTGGCGTTCCAGGCCTCCGGCGCGGCGCACGGGCTGGCGCCGGCCATCTCCGATTCCGGACGCACCCTCACGGTGACGCCGGTGGGCTCGCCCGCCGCGACCGAGCGCCTGAACCAGTTCGTCGGCGAGGACGACACGCTCGCGCGCAAGCAGTACAACGCCGGTATCGGCGCGCTCATCGGCGCGGGGATCGGCGCCGTGATCGGCTTCTTCCTCGGCGGGGTCGGCGCGCTGGTCACCATTCCGATCGGCGCGGGCATCGGGGCGCTGATCGGGTTCTCCACGCCGTAATCGGCCGGGGCGGTGTGCGGCCGCCGCGAGACGACCGCACACCGCTCGCCGGTCGCACGGCCGTTGCTTCCGGGCAGGTACACGCTTCCTACGCCTCGCGGCCGCGACGGACGCGGCGATCCGACCGTCTTCGGCCGATTCGTCCAGGCCCGTAGCGCGCACGCCGAAACGGAATGCCCGGCCGTGCGCTGGGGCATGATGAGAGGGCACGAAGACGATCGGAGCGAAGACACAGGATCCGCGAGATGGCACAGCGTAGTTCCCTCTCGCAGCGACGCGCTGCACTGGAACAAGAGTGGTCCCGATGGATACCCGCCGGGACACCGCAGGGTGATTCCGCGCTGCGCAGCGAGGTGGCGCAATCGTGGCTGCGGTCGCTGCGCACCGTCGACCCGGCCTGCGAGCACGCGCCTCTCGCCGAAGCCGACGTGGCCGCCCGCTGGGCCGAATCCCCCTTGCGCACCCCGGTTTCAGAGCTGACCGATCAATTGCGCGACATCACCGAAGGCGCGGGCTACGTCGCGGCGATCACCGACGAGACCGGCACCATCCTGTGGTCGCACGGCGGTCCGGTCATGCGGCGCCGCGCCGAACAGGTGAACTTCGCGCCGGGCGGCCGCTGGGACGAGGCGCACATGGGCACCAACGCGCTGTCGCTGGCGTTGCGCACCGAACGGCCGCACACCGTGTTCT
Above is a genomic segment from Nocardia sputorum containing:
- a CDS encoding LGFP repeat-containing protein; protein product: MARHRRPNRSRTRGAFAIAAALGTLLTGIGPDAAARPIGPYDVGGQIEAEYDQAGGPGFFGDPVTPESPAARGGRYQAFERGSSIYWHPDTGAHQVGGAIRDKWGDLGYEGGALGYPVAREGATPSKPGSYSVFQNGSIYWSVGTAAHQISGVIRDKWGSYGWESSPLGFPITDESAGRAGNGRYNLFGGGAIYWSSRTGAHVVWGSIRESWEAAAGEAGRYGYPTSDEYDFENGKAQDFEGGRITWSP
- a CDS encoding helix-turn-helix domain-containing protein; the protein is MTNDEDSGDNAEFPAAERGPTVLRIALGSRLRQLREGCGISREAAGDAIRGSHAKISRLELGRTGFKERDLHDLLNLYSVVDPAERETYFELARRANDPGWWQHYSDLLPAWFETYIGLEQAATTIRTYEAQFVPGLLQTADYARAVIQLGNTDETERRVAIRMRRQRILYRAAAPTLWAVIDENALRRPVGGMVVLREQIEHLAAMADRPSIRIQVLPYAAGGHSAAGGPFSILRFPEPELPDIVYTEQLASSLYFDKQRDVELYMSVMNRLSVEALSPADSVDFLHDLLTEMHPGE
- a CDS encoding SAM-dependent methyltransferase, yielding MTSAEASTRLAGVDPDVPSIARVYDYALGGTDWFESDRQVYQHLKKAVPHQDDVGAANRRWLERAVRYVTRSAGVDQVLDLGSGLPTRKNTHEIAQELGAEVAVVYVDNDPVCVARGRELLEANERTHFLDLDLTRPAEVLDDPAVNHYLDLTRPVLLMQCGTLHHVDDEQDPAGIMRRYIDRLAPGSYVMISHFYDPADENEHLHALARLAERALHDEGLGTGRWRTRAEIQSFFDGLDMVPPGLVELHEWWPGGPALRTPWPDERLILGGVGRKA
- a CDS encoding SAM-dependent methyltransferase; the encoded protein is MSDPAPQTGVRAPVGVDTTRASIARVYDATLGGKDNYEVDRYVRDKVAEVAPRQSDVARMNRRWLHRVVRYLAGTAGIDQFLDIGAGLPTVGNTHEIAQQQNPHARVVYVDNDPVCNIHGRVLLERNAYTHFVPADLTEPDTLLAHSEVTPHLDLTRPLALILCGILHHVDDDLDPAGIMRRYIDALPAGSYVAITHFYDPADGGEAHEMAIELQRRFTEMGLGSGWYRTREQIASYFGDLDLIEPGLVELDDWWPMGPALRPRLTEERLLLGGVGYKSGSSNGVVTPLRRRATEPGLPESAVRDTAER
- a CDS encoding DUF6081 family protein, whose product is MTYDDLNGPDLRADRWRFLEVPLGPDQTWRYADPAARTEVGEGAVSVRIDAFTRSHAEVQILDNPKHLLVSTETFDLTGGPRTFAVEMAAENIGATGEDYRDGFAAFNVLDMSSAQVFDLIATSKHAYAIHERLFVPGVVPAAEAFTHVVHAPLAGVGIKPGEFHRYSVTIDRAAGTAGWYVDDAPVYTTSAPQLPETVQIGFGIITLHPIEDGRSTSLRGQGLHAAWRNFTVV
- a CDS encoding AIM24 family protein; the encoded protein is MTDLARGENRPAPGDRLTVTVTCSAPVDVSALLLNAAGRVRSDADFVFFNQPVAPGVTYRHGQGAGDVVDIQTTALPGDVDRVVVTASLDGNGPPTFAAAGSLRATIAASSGTLAFPMTGLSTETAVVCVEIYRRGGGWKVRAVGQGYDNGLAGIATAFGVNIDDEPSPPPAPAPPPAHQPPPAYPPAPPPAHQPPQAYPSAPPPAYQSAPPPSYPPQPAYSAQPAAVPPPPMPSPQQGALPMQSDLFAPSHAEVTGAGIQKQGGKMIKVAVSGEVMARAGSMVAYQGDLHFQALGAGGIGRAIQQRLTGEGVPLMKVSGHGDLFVANGAADVHTIDLDGTDGLTINGANVLAFDSTLRYDIRMVQGAAGFASNAGLFNCVFTGRGRIAITTHGTPVVLNVDQPTYADPQAAVAWSSSLQTGIKRNDSFGLGRLMGRSTGEGMTLSFSGRGFVIVQPSELPPGGFVGGTGGGQEAGQSGGVLGGLFG
- a CDS encoding metallophosphoesterase, translated to MVVKIVLIGVAVLVLVGVVVLTVVGAHWYVWRRLVRDTTAAGTRARRVGTATMLAGPLLLLGTTVAELASAPFAVVRIIAWPGYLWGALFVYLLLALAIGEPIRILALRRSVRGRAVRQPDSRADIGFPSESALESAVVQESRVGSGSGAEPAVESEGVQEAPRGDRSGPESPAGGGSAAESRAGTGFTPESSPDTAASSPARLPRRVFVSRVIGGAAVAAAATTVGVGAHGVLNGPSVKRVAVPLAKLPRGADGFRIAVVSDVHLGPILGRGFAERVVATVNDTGPDLIAVVGDLVDGSVEHLRSAVEPLAGLRARYGAFFVTGNHEYFSGAEQWVQHVQELGMHLLANARTELPGFDLAGVNDVQGERTGQGPDFGKALGDRDRARAAVLLAHQPVLIDDAVAHGVDLQLSGHTHGGQLWPGNYLAGLANPTVAGLERYGDTQLYVSRGAGAWGPPVRVGAPSDITVVELVSLQA
- a CDS encoding mycothiol transferase, coding for MATSADVLTDAYERIKEVVHEAVDGLGEDALAHRVDPGANSIAWLIWHLTRVQDDHIADVAGLEQVWTAQGWYERFGLPLDKGATGYGDRPADVAVVQASAELLAGYYDAVHDQTLRFVRALRDGDLDRVVDTRWDPPVTLGVRLVSVISDDLQHAGQAAFLRGVLERTE